The following coding sequences are from one Onychostoma macrolepis isolate SWU-2019 chromosome 24, ASM1243209v1, whole genome shotgun sequence window:
- the zc2hc1a gene encoding zinc finger C2HC domain-containing protein 1A isoform X2, with translation MEEIEESPPVSEDLLPCKICGRRFFSKVLKKHMPICQKTAAKKRKVFDSSRQRAEGTDIPVVKPIKPKPEPPKKQSNWRRKHEEFIATIRAAKGLDQVMKDGGPLPPPPPPSYDPDYIQCPYCQRRFSENAADRHIKFCKEQASRISNKGKFAGSDKAKPPARTQYKPPPKKANSPAVSTVSTVSSRLPQRSAYGQGAGTGIPSSKTSSTGPVKSVLSGYSPLRNSSSGLTSPPSEGNMKPKSMVSQSSLRNPPSGIGMNKKVQNADNCISRNDMENEIHFSTTGTKFCHECGTKYPVDWAKFCCECGVKRMYI, from the exons ATGGAGGAAATAGAag AATCTCCACCTGTTTCTGAAGACCTGCTGCCCTGCAAAATATGTGGAAGAAGGTTTTTTTCAAAGGTTCTT AAAAAACATATGCCGATCTGCCAGAAGACAGCAGCAAAGAAAAGAAAGGTGTTTGACTCCAGCAGGCAGAGGGCAGAGGGGACTGATATTCCTGTAGTCAAACCCATAAAACCAAAG CCTGAACCACCGAAGAAACAGTCCAATTGGCGCCGAAAGCATGAAGAATTCATTGCCACCATTCGTGCTGCCAAAGGTTTGGATCAAGTCATGAAAGATGGTGGACCCCTTCCTCCACCCCCTCCTCCATCCTATGATccag ATTATATCCAATGTCCCTATTGCCAGCGACGCTTCAGTGAGAATGCAGCAGATCGCCACATCAAGTTCTGTAAAGAGCAAGCGTCCAGAATTTCCAATAAAGGCAAGTTTGCTGGGAGCGATAAAGCCAAACCCCCAGCCAGGACTCAG TATAAACCTCCACCAAAGAAGGCAAACTCTCCTGCTGTATCCACGGTGTCCACCGTGTCTTCTCGTCTACCTCAGCGCTCAGCCTATGGGCAGGGAGCTGGCACAG GTATTCCTAGCAGCAAAACCTCATCCACTGGCCCAGTGAAAAGCGTATTATCAGGATACTCTCCATTACGGAACAGCTCCTCTGGCTTGACCAGCCCTCCCTCTGA AGGGAACATGAAACCCAAGAGCATGGTTTCACAAAGCTCGCTGAGAAATCCACCTTCTGGTATAGGGATGAACAAGAAGGTCCAGAATGCAGACAACTGTATTTCAAG GAATGATATGgaaaatgaaatacatttttccacAACGGGCACCAAGTTTTGCCATGAGTGTGGGACCAAGTACCCTGTGGACTGGGCCAAGTTCTGCTGCGAGTGTGGGGTGAAACGAATGTACATTTAA
- the zc2hc1a gene encoding zinc finger C2HC domain-containing protein 1A isoform X1, with translation MEEIEESPPVSEDLLPCKICGRRFFSKVLKKHMPICQKTAAKKRKVFDSSRQRAEGTDIPVVKPIKPKLQSSSSSSKSDKPEPPKKQSNWRRKHEEFIATIRAAKGLDQVMKDGGPLPPPPPPSYDPDYIQCPYCQRRFSENAADRHIKFCKEQASRISNKGKFAGSDKAKPPARTQYKPPPKKANSPAVSTVSTVSSRLPQRSAYGQGAGTGIPSSKTSSTGPVKSVLSGYSPLRNSSSGLTSPPSEGNMKPKSMVSQSSLRNPPSGIGMNKKVQNADNCISRNDMENEIHFSTTGTKFCHECGTKYPVDWAKFCCECGVKRMYI, from the exons ATGGAGGAAATAGAag AATCTCCACCTGTTTCTGAAGACCTGCTGCCCTGCAAAATATGTGGAAGAAGGTTTTTTTCAAAGGTTCTT AAAAAACATATGCCGATCTGCCAGAAGACAGCAGCAAAGAAAAGAAAGGTGTTTGACTCCAGCAGGCAGAGGGCAGAGGGGACTGATATTCCTGTAGTCAAACCCATAAAACCAAAG TTACAAAGTTCTTCCAGCAGCTCTAAGTCTGATAAA CCTGAACCACCGAAGAAACAGTCCAATTGGCGCCGAAAGCATGAAGAATTCATTGCCACCATTCGTGCTGCCAAAGGTTTGGATCAAGTCATGAAAGATGGTGGACCCCTTCCTCCACCCCCTCCTCCATCCTATGATccag ATTATATCCAATGTCCCTATTGCCAGCGACGCTTCAGTGAGAATGCAGCAGATCGCCACATCAAGTTCTGTAAAGAGCAAGCGTCCAGAATTTCCAATAAAGGCAAGTTTGCTGGGAGCGATAAAGCCAAACCCCCAGCCAGGACTCAG TATAAACCTCCACCAAAGAAGGCAAACTCTCCTGCTGTATCCACGGTGTCCACCGTGTCTTCTCGTCTACCTCAGCGCTCAGCCTATGGGCAGGGAGCTGGCACAG GTATTCCTAGCAGCAAAACCTCATCCACTGGCCCAGTGAAAAGCGTATTATCAGGATACTCTCCATTACGGAACAGCTCCTCTGGCTTGACCAGCCCTCCCTCTGA AGGGAACATGAAACCCAAGAGCATGGTTTCACAAAGCTCGCTGAGAAATCCACCTTCTGGTATAGGGATGAACAAGAAGGTCCAGAATGCAGACAACTGTATTTCAAG GAATGATATGgaaaatgaaatacatttttccacAACGGGCACCAAGTTTTGCCATGAGTGTGGGACCAAGTACCCTGTGGACTGGGCCAAGTTCTGCTGCGAGTGTGGGGTGAAACGAATGTACATTTAA
- the zc2hc1a gene encoding zinc finger C2HC domain-containing protein 1A isoform X3 — protein sequence MPICQKTAAKKRKVFDSSRQRAEGTDIPVVKPIKPKLQSSSSSSKSDKPEPPKKQSNWRRKHEEFIATIRAAKGLDQVMKDGGPLPPPPPPSYDPDYIQCPYCQRRFSENAADRHIKFCKEQASRISNKGKFAGSDKAKPPARTQYKPPPKKANSPAVSTVSTVSSRLPQRSAYGQGAGTGIPSSKTSSTGPVKSVLSGYSPLRNSSSGLTSPPSEGNMKPKSMVSQSSLRNPPSGIGMNKKVQNADNCISRNDMENEIHFSTTGTKFCHECGTKYPVDWAKFCCECGVKRMYI from the exons ATGCCGATCTGCCAGAAGACAGCAGCAAAGAAAAGAAAGGTGTTTGACTCCAGCAGGCAGAGGGCAGAGGGGACTGATATTCCTGTAGTCAAACCCATAAAACCAAAG TTACAAAGTTCTTCCAGCAGCTCTAAGTCTGATAAA CCTGAACCACCGAAGAAACAGTCCAATTGGCGCCGAAAGCATGAAGAATTCATTGCCACCATTCGTGCTGCCAAAGGTTTGGATCAAGTCATGAAAGATGGTGGACCCCTTCCTCCACCCCCTCCTCCATCCTATGATccag ATTATATCCAATGTCCCTATTGCCAGCGACGCTTCAGTGAGAATGCAGCAGATCGCCACATCAAGTTCTGTAAAGAGCAAGCGTCCAGAATTTCCAATAAAGGCAAGTTTGCTGGGAGCGATAAAGCCAAACCCCCAGCCAGGACTCAG TATAAACCTCCACCAAAGAAGGCAAACTCTCCTGCTGTATCCACGGTGTCCACCGTGTCTTCTCGTCTACCTCAGCGCTCAGCCTATGGGCAGGGAGCTGGCACAG GTATTCCTAGCAGCAAAACCTCATCCACTGGCCCAGTGAAAAGCGTATTATCAGGATACTCTCCATTACGGAACAGCTCCTCTGGCTTGACCAGCCCTCCCTCTGA AGGGAACATGAAACCCAAGAGCATGGTTTCACAAAGCTCGCTGAGAAATCCACCTTCTGGTATAGGGATGAACAAGAAGGTCCAGAATGCAGACAACTGTATTTCAAG GAATGATATGgaaaatgaaatacatttttccacAACGGGCACCAAGTTTTGCCATGAGTGTGGGACCAAGTACCCTGTGGACTGGGCCAAGTTCTGCTGCGAGTGTGGGGTGAAACGAATGTACATTTAA